The following are encoded in a window of Phaseolus vulgaris cultivar G19833 chromosome 3, P. vulgaris v2.0, whole genome shotgun sequence genomic DNA:
- the LOC137805728 gene encoding uncharacterized protein: MYPYKYEPCQSKRGTINCFNNKLLSKINFTTMTIETEIEYVESQLRIGHHIKDTFEEMQQQNRKLWQHWDQLLQHCEQLPQQRNQRQHAKAKQLRKQILQDMTAITQLNQSISSMRHTLRVLYNKMHIHSSTKEDSEEHDKKDKILDGENSTDEGKTLEKEMEEVVERNLEIQELVKEHLKRDDEKEDALKKSENKIEALNKREALLKSRLEALDKMQMEAGLFSRY; this comes from the exons atgtACCCTTATAAATATGAACCCTGTCAAAGCAAAAGAGGAACcataaactgttttaacaacaAACTTTTATCCAAAATAAACTTTACAACCATGACAATTGAAACAGAAATAGAGTATGTTGAAAGTCAGCTTAGAATCGGGCACCATATCAAAGATACCTTTGAAGAAATGCAACAGCAAAATCGGAAACTATGGCAGCACTGGGATCAACTACTGCAGCACTGTGAGCAACTACCGCAACAACGGAATCAACGACAGCACGCAAAAGCCAAGCAGCTAAGAaagcaaatattgcaggatATGACTGCAATTACACAGCTTAATCAATCTATTTCTTCAATGAGACATACCCTAAGGGTTCTTTACAATAAAATGCATATTCATTCTTCAACAAAA GAAGATTCTGAAGAGCATgataaaaaggataaaattcTTGATGGTGAAAATTCCACCGATGAAGGGAAGACCTTGGAG AAAGAAATGGAAGAGGTGGTAGAAAGAAatttggaaattcaagagctgGTAAAAGAACATTTGAAAAGGGATGATGAAAAAGAGGACGCGCTCAAAAagagtgaaaataaaatagaagcCTTAAATAAAAGGGAAGCCCTTTTGAAAAGTAGATTGGAAGCCTTAGATAAAATGCAAATGGAAGCCGGTTTGTTTAGCCGAtattga
- the LOC137806094 gene encoding uncharacterized protein, producing MEVPTFFTGTVQGMSPQDATLHVEHQLALQELDERGLEVSVDLERCGIRGFFLEPQTIHPELIRKFWKNAKLVKTNTIVSTVLGREAIVNQVAISEAINCDRVSNCFYIDWEEIYSESATVEQVLYGEKFSENLVSQKVDYKMLCVKGKIWQQLCNKSLLPKHGSKNHVTEYGKFVIYHLLAGIPFNLPHLLFLNLLRMLKKVGEGMVNIPYTALVNRLLWHQGIYKKFYKVDHLRRELIAKAGCIVKQPIFSVVNLRQMQMGLALELQKVPDLPVDALIAYRLDNLKPPHLGPFESFKHLEGKLQKFVSEENVKERDRAGSSSAATSPSGSSMSSGPSDGVASAKPVRKGKVKRIPKKKRMNPILKRKRTAASTASDTKDDDSTDLEELVFVSLKKRRKTQPKACTPVLEVTPLDVITPASPEPSTPEHLSPIQNQPSPHKQPLEVPEQESSEPEELSQHMEELLLSLSRSSPARIVQDAPDGMFNTVQQMIQQALRSERDAAQQRLTEMEERMQREREAHQQRLREIEERQIQRLEQIAASFVTQIQNSFAEILNQLRAPLVPPAQQPPQSPPQQ from the coding sequence ATGGAAGTTCCAACCTTTTTCACTGGCACTGTTCAAGGGATGAGTCCTCAGGATGCTACACTGCACGTTGAACATCAGCTTGCTCTGCAGGAACTCGATGAGAGAGGTTTGGAGgtgagtgttgatcttgaacgaTGTGGGATTAGGGGTTTCTTTCTTGAACCTCAAACTATACACCCAGAGTTGATCAGAAAGTTCTGGAAGAATGCCAAATTGGTGAAGACCAACACTATAGTGTCTACAGTGCTGGGTAGAGAAGCCATTGTAAACCAGGTTGCTATCTCTGAAGCCATCAACTGTGATAGGGTTTCAAACTGCTTTTACATCGATTGGGAAGAAATCTACAGTGAGTCTGCCACCGTTGAACAGGTGCTCTATGGTGAGAAGTTTTCCGAAAACCTTGTTTCTCAGAAGGTGGATTACAAGATGCTGTGTGTAAAAGGGAAGATTTGGCAACAGCTCTGCAACAAAAGTTTGCTTCCCAAACATGGGTCGAAAAACCATGTAACAGAGTATGGAAAGTTTGTTATATATCATCTTCTTGCTGGAATCCCCTTCAACCTTCCACACTTGCTGTTTTTGAACCTTCTGAGAATGCTGAAGAAGGTGGGAGAAGGGATGGTGAATATCCCCTACACAGCCTTGGTGAATCGCCTCCTCTGGCATCAGGGTATCTATAAGAAGTTTTACAAGGTGGATCACCTTCGCCGGGAGCTGATCGCCAAAGCTGGGTGCATTGTGAAGCAACCCATCTTCTCTGTGGTGAACCTTCGCCAGATGCAGATGGGCCTCGCTTTGGAACTTCAGAAGGTTCCAGACCTTCCTGTAGACGCTCTCATTGCTTATAGGTTGGATAATCTTAAGCCTCCTCATTTGGGTCCTTTTGAAAGTTTTAAACATCTTGAAGGGAAGCTTCAAAAGTTTGTTTCTGAAGAGAATGTGAAGGAGAGGGACAGGGCAGGTAGTTCCTCTGCTGCTACTTCTCCTTCTGGGTCGTCTATGAGTAGTGGACCATCAGACGGTGTTGCTTCTGCTAAACCAGTTAGGAAAGGAAAGGTGAAGCGAATCCCTAAGAAGAAAAGGATGAATCCTATCTTGAAGAGGAAGAGGACTGCAGCGTCTACTGCTTCTGACACCAAAGACGATGACAGTACGGACTTAGAGGAGCTTGTCTTTGTTTCGctaaagaaaagaagaaaaactcaACCCAAGGCGTGTACACCAGTCCTAGAGGTAACACCCCTAGACGTTATAACCCCTGCTTCCCCCGAACCGTCTACACCCGAACACCTATCCCCTATCCAAAACCAACCTTCACCACATAAACAACCACTTGAAGTTCCTGAGCAAGAGTCTTCAGAACCTGAAGAGTTATCTCAGCACATGGAGGAGTTGTTGCTTTCGCTTAGTCGTTCTTCACCTGCCAGAATTGTTCAAGACGCTCCAGATGGCATGTTCAACACCGTTCAGCAGATGATACAACAAGCTTTGCGATCTGAACGAGATGCTGCCCAACAACGTCTAACAGAGATGGAAGAAAGAATGCAAAGAGAAAGAGAAGCTCACCAACAGCGTCTGAGAGAGATAGAGGAAAGACAAATTCAGAGGCTTGAACAAATTGCTGCATCTTTTGTCACCCAGATACAGAACTCGTTTGCAGAAATTCTGAATCAGTTAAGAGCTCCGTTAGTACCCCCTGCACAGCAGCCACCTCAATCCCCTCCGCAGCAATGA